Proteins from a genomic interval of Equus quagga isolate Etosha38 chromosome 13, UCLA_HA_Equagga_1.0, whole genome shotgun sequence:
- the SV2A gene encoding synaptic vesicle glycoprotein 2A isoform X1: protein MEEGFRDRAAFIRGAKDIAKEVKKHAAKKVVKGLDRVQDEYSRRSYSRFEEEDDDDDFPAPADGYYRGEGAQDEEEAGASSDATEGHDEDDEIYEGEYQGIPRAESGGKGERMVDGTPLAGVRGGLSDGEGPPGGRGEAQRRKEREELAQQYEAILRECGHGRFQWTLYFVLGLALMADGVEVFVVGFVLPSAEKDMCLSDSNKGMLGLIVYLGMMVGAFLWGGLADRLGRRQCLLISLSVNSVFAFFSSFVQGYGTFLFCRLLSGVGIGGSIPIVFSYFSEFLAQEKRGEHLSWLCMFWMIGGVYAAAMAWAIIPHYGWSFQMGSAYQFHSWRVFVLVCAFPSVFAIGALTTQPESPRFFLENGKHDEAWMVLKQVHDTNMRAKGHPERVFSVTHIKTIHQEDELIEIQSDTGTWYQRWGVRALSLGGQVWRNFLSCFGPEYRRITLMMMGVWFTMSFSYYGLTVWFPDMIRHLQAVDYAARTKVFPGERVEHVTFNFTLENQIHRGGQYFNDKFIGLRLKSVSFEDSLFEECYFEDVTSSNTFFRNCTFINTVFYNTDLFEYKFVNSRLVNSTFLHNKEGCPLDVTGTGEGAYMVYFVSFLGTLAVLPGNIVSALLMDKIGRLRMLAGSSVMSCVSCFFLSFGNSESAMIALLCLFGGVSIASWNALDVLTVELYPSDKRTTAFGFLNALCKLAAVLGISIFTSFVGITKAAPILFASAALALGSSLALKLPETRGQVLQ from the exons ATGGAAGAGGGCTTCAGAGACCGGGCGGCTTTCATCCGTGGGGCCAAAGACATTGCCAAGGAAGTCAAGAAGCATGCAGCCAAAAAGGTGGTGAAGGGTCTGGACAGAGTCCAGGATGAATATTCCCGCAGATCCTACTCCCgctttgaggaggaggatgatgatgatgacttccCTGCCCCTGCTGATGGCTATTACCGTGGGGAAGGGGCCCAGGATGAGGAGGAAGCTGGCGCATCTAGTGATGCCACTGAGGGCCACGATGAGGATGACGAGATCTATGAGGGAGAATATCAGGGCATCCCCCGGGCAGAGTCTGGGGGCAAAGGCGAGCGGATGGTGGATGGGACACCCCTGGCTGGAGTGAGGGGGGGCTTGAGTGATGGGGAGGGCCCCCCTGGGGGCCGAGGGGAGGCACAACGGCGAAAAGAACGGGAAGAACTGGCCCAGCAGTATGAAGCCATCCTACGAGAGTGTGGTCACGGCCGCTTCCAGTGGACGCTCTATTTCGTGCTTGGTCTGGCGCTGATGGCTGATGGTGTCGAGGTCTTTGTGGTGGGCTTCGTGCTGCCCAGCGCTGAGAAAGACATGTGCCTGTCTGATTCCAACAAAGGAATGCTGG GCCTCATCGTCTACCTGGGCATGATGGTGGGAGCCTTCCTCTGGGGAGGTCTGGCTGATCGGCTGGGTCGGAGACAGTGTCTGCTCATCTCGCTCTCAGTCAACAGtgtctttgcctttttctcatctttcGTCCAGGGTTATGGCACTTTCCTCTTCTGCCGCCTCCTTTCTGGGGTCGG GATTGGAGGGTCCATCCCCATTGTCTTCTCCTATTTTTCGGAGTTTCTGGCCCAGGAGAAACGTGGGGAGCATTTGAGCTGGCTCTGCATGTTTTGGATGATTGGTGGAGTATACGCAGCTGCCATGGCCTGGGCCATCATCCCCCACTACG GGTGGAGCTTTCAGATGGGGTCCGCTTACCAGTTCCACAGCTGGAGGGTCTTTGTCCTTGTCTGCGCCTTTCCTTCTGTGTTTGCCATCGGGGCCCTGACAACACAGCCTGAGAGCCCTCGCTTCTTCCTGGAG AATGGGAAACATGATGAGGCCTGGATGGTGCTGAAGCAAGTTCATGACACCAACATGCGAGCCAAGGGGCATCCTGAGCGTGTTTTCTCA GTAACCCACATTAAGACAATTCATCAGGAGGATGAGTTGATTGAGATCCAGTCAGACACAGGGACCTGGTACCAGCGCTGGGGGGTCCGGGCCTTGAGCCTAGGGGGACAG GTTTGGAGAAATTTCCTCTCTTGTTTTGGTCCAGAATATCGACGCATCACTCTGATGATGATGGGTGTGTGGTTCACCATGTCATTCAG CTACTATGGCCTGACTGTCTGGTTTCCCGACATGATCCGCCATCTCCAGGCGGTGGACTATGCGGCCCGCACCAAAGTGTTCCCTGGGGAGCGTGTAGAACATGTGACTTTCAACTTCACCTTGGAGAATCAAATCCACCGAGGGGGACAGTACTTCAATGACAA GTTCATTGGGCTCCGTCTGAAGTCAGTGTCCTTTGAGGACTCTCTATTTGAAGAGTGTTATTTCGAGGACGTCACTTCCAGCAACACGTTTTTCCGCAACTGCACATTCATCAACACTGTGTTCTACAACACTG ACCTGTTTGAGTACAAGTTTGTGAACAGCCGTCTGGTGAACAGCACATTCCTGCACAACAAGGAGGGCTGCCCACTAGACGTGACAGGGACGGGCGAAGGTGCCTACATGGTGTACTTTGTCAGCTTCTTGGGGACACTGGCTGTGCTTCCTGGGAACATCGTGTCTGCCCTGCTCATGGACAAGATTGGCAGGCTCCGAATGCTTG CTGGCTCCAGCGTGATGTCCTGTGTCTCCTGCTTCTTCTTGTCTTTTGGGAACAGCGAGTCAGCCATGATTGCTCTGCTCTGCCTTTTTGGGGGTGTCAGCATTGCATCCTGGAACGCGCTGGACGTGTTGACTGTCGAACTCTACCCCTCGGACAAGAG GACCACAGCCTTCGGCTTCCTGAATGCCCTGTGTAAGCTGGCAGCTGTGCTGGGGATCAGCATCTTCACGTCATTTGTGGGAATCACCAAGGCTGCCCCCATCCTCTTTGCCTCAGCTGCCCTTGCTCTCGGTAGTTCTCTGGCCCTGAAGCTGCCCGAGACCCGGGGGCAGGTGCTGCAGTGA
- the SV2A gene encoding synaptic vesicle glycoprotein 2A isoform X2, whose translation MEEGFRDRAAFIRGAKDIAKEVKKHAAKKVVKGLDRVQDEYSRRSYSRFEEEDDDDDFPAPADGYYRGEGAQDEEEAGASSDATEGHDEDDEIYEGEYQGIPRAESGGKGERMVDGTPLAGVRGGLSDGEGPPGGRGEAQRRKEREELAQQYEAILRECGHGRFQWTLYFVLGLALMADGVEVFVVGFVLPSAEKDMCLSDSNKGMLGLIVYLGMMVGAFLWGGLADRLGRRQCLLISLSVNSVFAFFSSFVQGYGTFLFCRLLSGVGIGGSIPIVFSYFSEFLAQEKRGEHLSWLCMFWMIGGVYAAAMAWAIIPHYGWSFQMGSAYQFHSWRVFVLVCAFPSVFAIGALTTQPESPRFFLENGKHDEAWMVLKQVHDTNMRAKGHPERVFSVTHIKTIHQEDELIEIQSDTGTWYQRWGVRALSLGGQVWRNFLSCFGPEYRRITLMMMGVWFTMSFSYYGLTVWFPDMIRHLQAVDYAARTKVFPGERVEHVTFNFTLENQIHRGGQYFNDKFIGLRLKSVSFEDSLFEECYFEDVTSSNTFFRNCTFINTVFYNTDLFEYKFVNSRLVNSTFLHNKEGCPLDVTGTGEGAYMVYFVSFLGTLAVLPGNIVSALLMDKIGRLRMLAGSSVMSCVSCFFLSFGNSESAMIALLCLFGGVSIASWNALDVLTVELYPSDKRW comes from the exons ATGGAAGAGGGCTTCAGAGACCGGGCGGCTTTCATCCGTGGGGCCAAAGACATTGCCAAGGAAGTCAAGAAGCATGCAGCCAAAAAGGTGGTGAAGGGTCTGGACAGAGTCCAGGATGAATATTCCCGCAGATCCTACTCCCgctttgaggaggaggatgatgatgatgacttccCTGCCCCTGCTGATGGCTATTACCGTGGGGAAGGGGCCCAGGATGAGGAGGAAGCTGGCGCATCTAGTGATGCCACTGAGGGCCACGATGAGGATGACGAGATCTATGAGGGAGAATATCAGGGCATCCCCCGGGCAGAGTCTGGGGGCAAAGGCGAGCGGATGGTGGATGGGACACCCCTGGCTGGAGTGAGGGGGGGCTTGAGTGATGGGGAGGGCCCCCCTGGGGGCCGAGGGGAGGCACAACGGCGAAAAGAACGGGAAGAACTGGCCCAGCAGTATGAAGCCATCCTACGAGAGTGTGGTCACGGCCGCTTCCAGTGGACGCTCTATTTCGTGCTTGGTCTGGCGCTGATGGCTGATGGTGTCGAGGTCTTTGTGGTGGGCTTCGTGCTGCCCAGCGCTGAGAAAGACATGTGCCTGTCTGATTCCAACAAAGGAATGCTGG GCCTCATCGTCTACCTGGGCATGATGGTGGGAGCCTTCCTCTGGGGAGGTCTGGCTGATCGGCTGGGTCGGAGACAGTGTCTGCTCATCTCGCTCTCAGTCAACAGtgtctttgcctttttctcatctttcGTCCAGGGTTATGGCACTTTCCTCTTCTGCCGCCTCCTTTCTGGGGTCGG GATTGGAGGGTCCATCCCCATTGTCTTCTCCTATTTTTCGGAGTTTCTGGCCCAGGAGAAACGTGGGGAGCATTTGAGCTGGCTCTGCATGTTTTGGATGATTGGTGGAGTATACGCAGCTGCCATGGCCTGGGCCATCATCCCCCACTACG GGTGGAGCTTTCAGATGGGGTCCGCTTACCAGTTCCACAGCTGGAGGGTCTTTGTCCTTGTCTGCGCCTTTCCTTCTGTGTTTGCCATCGGGGCCCTGACAACACAGCCTGAGAGCCCTCGCTTCTTCCTGGAG AATGGGAAACATGATGAGGCCTGGATGGTGCTGAAGCAAGTTCATGACACCAACATGCGAGCCAAGGGGCATCCTGAGCGTGTTTTCTCA GTAACCCACATTAAGACAATTCATCAGGAGGATGAGTTGATTGAGATCCAGTCAGACACAGGGACCTGGTACCAGCGCTGGGGGGTCCGGGCCTTGAGCCTAGGGGGACAG GTTTGGAGAAATTTCCTCTCTTGTTTTGGTCCAGAATATCGACGCATCACTCTGATGATGATGGGTGTGTGGTTCACCATGTCATTCAG CTACTATGGCCTGACTGTCTGGTTTCCCGACATGATCCGCCATCTCCAGGCGGTGGACTATGCGGCCCGCACCAAAGTGTTCCCTGGGGAGCGTGTAGAACATGTGACTTTCAACTTCACCTTGGAGAATCAAATCCACCGAGGGGGACAGTACTTCAATGACAA GTTCATTGGGCTCCGTCTGAAGTCAGTGTCCTTTGAGGACTCTCTATTTGAAGAGTGTTATTTCGAGGACGTCACTTCCAGCAACACGTTTTTCCGCAACTGCACATTCATCAACACTGTGTTCTACAACACTG ACCTGTTTGAGTACAAGTTTGTGAACAGCCGTCTGGTGAACAGCACATTCCTGCACAACAAGGAGGGCTGCCCACTAGACGTGACAGGGACGGGCGAAGGTGCCTACATGGTGTACTTTGTCAGCTTCTTGGGGACACTGGCTGTGCTTCCTGGGAACATCGTGTCTGCCCTGCTCATGGACAAGATTGGCAGGCTCCGAATGCTTG CTGGCTCCAGCGTGATGTCCTGTGTCTCCTGCTTCTTCTTGTCTTTTGGGAACAGCGAGTCAGCCATGATTGCTCTGCTCTGCCTTTTTGGGGGTGTCAGCATTGCATCCTGGAACGCGCTGGACGTGTTGACTGTCGAACTCTACCCCTCGGACAAGAG GTGGTGA
- the BOLA1 gene encoding bolA-like protein 1, with protein MNVPRARVLFNDPSPFGYPRLDARFPHVTQRKGAVSWVSLSGVKAGSLQERDVDVGCEYRPMLSGQLVGRLFSMAGRVCLTRGRAGLGTVGPVEAAIRTKLEQALNPEVLELRNESRGHAVPPGSETHFRVAVVSSRFEGLSPLQRHRLVHAALSEELAGPVHALAIQARTPAQWRENPQLDTSPPCMGGSKKTRGTP; from the exons ATGAACGTGCCTCGCGCGCGGGTCCTCTTCAATGACCCCTCGCCTTTCGGCTACCCGCGGCTGGACGCCAGATTCCCCCACGTCACACAGAGGAAAGGGGCGGTGTCTTGGGTCTCGCTGTCTGGCGTCAAGGCTGGCTCCCTGCAGGAGCGGGATGTGGACGTTGGCTGCGAGTACAGg CCGATGCTGAGCGGGCAGCTGGTCGGTCGCTTGTTCTCCATGGCCGGCCGCGTTTGTCTGACCCGGGGCCGCGCGGGATTGGGGACCGTCGGTCCCGTCGAGGCTGCCATTCGCACGAAGTTGGAGCAGGCCCTGAACCCCGAGGTGCTGGAGCTGCGCAACGAGAGCCGCGGCCACGCGGTCCCACCGGGCAGTGAGACGCATTTCCGCGTGGCTGTGGTGAGCTCTCGCTTCGAAGGACTGAGCCCCCTGCAAAGGCATCGGCTAGTCCACGCCGCGCTGTCCGAGGAGCTGGCTGGGCCGGTCCATGCGCTGGCCATACAGGCGCGGACCCCTGCCCAGTGGAGGGAGAACCCGCAATTGGACACAAGCCCCCCCTGCATGGGTGGGAGCAAGAAAACTCGAGGAACTCCCTGA